The Thermococcus celericrescens DNA segment AAACCGCGGCCATCGTTATCCTTCTCCGCCTTACATCATCTATGCCCCTGTTCTCCGCCCAGAGGGGATCCTCGGGCATCCTGAACTTAACAACGAGCAGTATACCAACCTCGGCGGCGAGAGTCATCGCAACCGCGTACAGCCCCATCTTGCCGATGTCCATGCCGGTGATGAGGGGGCCTATGATGACGAACGCGGCGATGAACACGACCGAGATAATTATCGACTCGTATATCTCCTTGAATATATCGAGGTCGTAGAGCGCACCCTCGTAGAAGGTCTGGTAGTCGTCCATGACCGTCTGCTGCTCCTGGAAAAGGTACTCCTTGAGGTCAACACCACTGTCGAGAGAGTAAGCCAGCCTGTCGAGGAAGTCGGCGAACATTACACTGGGCGTCCTCCTCGCGAGGAATCGGAGGGCCTCTGGCATCGAGAGGTGAAGTCTGTTGACCACGGTGTGGACCTTTTTGAGCTCGCTCGCTATGGCACCCAGCTTGGGGTCGTTGGCGAGGATTTTGATGAGGTCGCTCCTCCGCATTTCACTCGTCGAGAGAACCGCGAAGTACGTGATGAAGTACGGCATTTTTGAGTTTATCGAAATCTTCTTGGTATCCGCTATCACGTAGGGATACACCGCGGCGTAAACCAGGAGAACAACGGGAATCAGGAACATGAGAACCTTGAGGGCACTGGGGAGGTAAAAAATTCTTCCGATTACGCCCACCGCGAGGAACAGAACCGCCGAGATAGCCATGTACGGCAGAAGAACCTTCCTGAGGTACGTGCCCATATCCAGGTCAGCCTTCGTGAAAATGCTGATGCCCTCCTCGGCCATGTCATCACCCCGTTAGATTCTGAAGCTCAGGCCCTCGATTCCACGCTGGTAGAAAGCCTTGATCTCGCGGTAGACGTCCCAGTAGTTCGTTATGCCCAGCTCGACCATCCTCTGGAGGATCCTCGCACGGAGGAACAGCTCGTTGTAAATCTCCTTGGGATCCTCGTAACCGGCTATCTCGGCTATCTTCCTCTCAAGGATGTAAGAGTTGTTGAAACCACGGAACACGTGCCTGTCCGACACGGGGTCCCACTCGAAGACGTTCCTCGTAGCGACACCGCCGAGCTCCTCGTAGTAGCCTTCGATCTCGACGACGTTGACCGTCCTCCTCAGGAACTTGCCCTTGATGTAGACAGCCTGCTGGAAGACCGCTATGTTGAGGTTGTCAATGAAGGTTATCGGGACGTTGATGGGATGCCCGGTGAAACGCTGTATCATCTTCTTGATATCACCGGCGTGGAAGGTGCTCATAACGGGGTGGCCGGTCTGCATGGCCTGGAATGCGATGGCACCCTCGGCACCACGAATCTCACCGACGATGATGTAGTTCGGCCTTGAACGCAGGGCCGCCTTCAGGAGGTCAAAGAGGGTAACCCTGCTCTCCTCGGGGCCCCTTTCACGGGTTATGAGTCTCTGCCATGTGGGATGCGGCACCTGAACCTCGGGGGTATCCTCCGCGGTGTAGATTTTGGATCCCGGCTTGATGAACGGGACTATTGAGTTGAGCAGGGTGGTCTTACCGGAAGCGGTCTCACCACAGACGAAAACGCTCATACCGTACTCAAGGGCTATCCAGAGATAGGCGGCAACTTCGGCGCTCAGCGTTCCCCATGAGATGAGCTGAACGATGCTGATGGGGGTTGCCGAGAACTTACGGATGGTGGCGCTCGGACCCTTGATGGAGATGTCCGGGGAGTAGATGATGTTGATACGCGAGCCGTCGGGGAGGGCACCGTCAACTATCGGCGTCCTGTCGCTGATCGGCCTTCCAATACGCTCGGCAATGTTCTTGAAGTAGTCCGCGAGCTTGACGTCGTCGCCGAAGGTTATGTTGGTCGGCATCATCTCGAATATCTTGTGGACGAGAGAGATGTTGTTGGCGCCGATGATGTGGATATCCTCGATGTAGGGGTCCCTCGCTATCGGCTCAAGCGGGCCGATACCGATGATGTCGCGCTTGATTAGGTAGCGGAACTTCTCCATCTCATCCTTGGTGATCAGAAATTTCTGACCCCTGCCCATTAAACCGCCTTTGCTCGATTTAACCAGCGCGAGCACGGCTTCATCAAAGAGGGCATCCAGAAAGCGCTCAAACTCTTCCTGCTCCTCAGGAATATCCCTGGTCGGCGCGAGCTCCAGGATTTTGTCCCTGATCCGGTTGTACTTCTGCTCTTCCTCGCGGCTCTCGATGCGGGGCTCGATGACGATGTACTTCTTGTCGGTCGTCATGTCCCCGTAGATGTGGATGAAGATGGGGTCACCTACCGGGTAGAGGATGTTGGGGTACATTATGTCCTTCATGTCCCTGGTGAGCTGAGGATGAAACTCCGGGAGCTTTCCGTACTTCCTCCTGAACTGATCAACGTACTTCCTAAGGTGGGGGTTTCTCGCCATTGCCTCCTCAAGGGTGTCGCTGATCACCTGCGCCATGTCACACCACCGCCGCAATCTCCACTATCAGCCCGACCTTCGGCTCGACACGGAACGGGATAATCTTCTGAAACAGTCCCTTGGCGTTGTTGTACTTGACTATCGTGGCCGAGTTCTTCAGGTCACCACCGAACACCTTGACGCTCAGACGGACGAGCATGCTTGCCGCTTCCTCAAGGACGAAGAGGGAGTCCCTGTCTATCTCCTCCGTGTTCGCGGTGAGGATGATGACCTTATCCAGGGAGGCCATTTTCTTGACGTACAGCAGAAAATCCCTAACCGCGCTCGGCTCCTGCTCACGGGAAAGGAGTGATGAGAATGAATCGATTATCATTATGTCCGGCTCCCACAGCCTGGGCTCACCAAACAACCTGCTGAGGAACTTCCTTTTCTCGCTGACACCGGTGAGAAGGGGATATAGTGAGACAAACATGAGCTTCTTCCTGATTAGAAAAGGGATTATATCGTAGCCGAGGGACTCCATCTGCTTGATGTATTCAACCGTGGTGTACTGGCTGGAGATGTAGCTGGCGGTGTACCCGTTCATGAGAAAGCCGTAGAGAAGGCGCTGGACGAAGATGGACTTACCGCTACCCCTGTCTCC contains these protein-coding regions:
- a CDS encoding type II/IV secretion system ATPase subunit translates to MAQVISDTLEEAMARNPHLRKYVDQFRRKYGKLPEFHPQLTRDMKDIMYPNILYPVGDPIFIHIYGDMTTDKKYIVIEPRIESREEEQKYNRIRDKILELAPTRDIPEEQEEFERFLDALFDEAVLALVKSSKGGLMGRGQKFLITKDEMEKFRYLIKRDIIGIGPLEPIARDPYIEDIHIIGANNISLVHKIFEMMPTNITFGDDVKLADYFKNIAERIGRPISDRTPIVDGALPDGSRINIIYSPDISIKGPSATIRKFSATPISIVQLISWGTLSAEVAAYLWIALEYGMSVFVCGETASGKTTLLNSIVPFIKPGSKIYTAEDTPEVQVPHPTWQRLITRERGPEESRVTLFDLLKAALRSRPNYIIVGEIRGAEGAIAFQAMQTGHPVMSTFHAGDIKKMIQRFTGHPINVPITFIDNLNIAVFQQAVYIKGKFLRRTVNVVEIEGYYEELGGVATRNVFEWDPVSDRHVFRGFNNSYILERKIAEIAGYEDPKEIYNELFLRARILQRMVELGITNYWDVYREIKAFYQRGIEGLSFRI
- a CDS encoding ATPase domain-containing protein, with product MVEELLKIELKGDELHRRLGGGIPAGTIMLIEGDRGSGKSIFVQRLLYGFLMNGYTASYISSQYTTVEYIKQMESLGYDIIPFLIRKKLMFVSLYPLLTGVSEKRKFLSRLFGEPRLWEPDIMIIDSFSSLLSREQEPSAVRDFLLYVKKMASLDKVIILTANTEEIDRDSLFVLEEAASMLVRLSVKVFGGDLKNSATIVKYNNAKGLFQKIIPFRVEPKVGLIVEIAAVV